A region of Maribacter algicola DNA encodes the following proteins:
- a CDS encoding undecaprenyl-diphosphate phosphatase, whose amino-acid sequence MDILDAIILGIVQGLTEFLPVSSSGHLELGKAILGDNSVPEESLLFTVVLHFATALSTIVVFRKDVWEILRGLFQFKWNEESQFTAKIIVSMLPAVFVGLFFEKQLEAFFGGNVMFVGFMLLITAILLYFADKAKDTGKKVGFGSAFIIGVSQAIAMLPGISRSGATISTSVLLGVDKSKSARFSFLMVVPLIFGKIAKDLMGGELTLNGENNLAMGAGFLAAFIAGLAACTWMIRLVRKSKLSYFAIYCLIVGLIAIIYGLTNR is encoded by the coding sequence TTGGATATTTTAGACGCAATCATTCTCGGAATCGTTCAAGGGCTGACCGAGTTCCTGCCCGTTTCCTCAAGCGGACATCTGGAATTGGGCAAGGCTATTTTGGGCGACAACTCCGTTCCCGAGGAAAGTTTATTGTTTACCGTAGTATTACATTTCGCCACGGCTTTAAGTACCATAGTGGTGTTTAGAAAGGATGTTTGGGAAATCCTTAGAGGACTATTTCAATTTAAATGGAACGAGGAAAGTCAATTCACTGCCAAAATCATCGTTTCCATGTTACCCGCCGTTTTTGTAGGCCTCTTCTTTGAGAAGCAGTTGGAAGCCTTTTTTGGGGGCAATGTTATGTTCGTTGGTTTTATGTTGCTTATAACCGCCATACTATTATATTTTGCCGATAAAGCAAAGGATACCGGTAAAAAGGTTGGCTTTGGTAGTGCGTTTATCATTGGAGTTTCCCAGGCCATCGCCATGTTGCCAGGAATTTCGCGGAGTGGAGCCACTATTTCTACCTCCGTACTGTTGGGCGTAGACAAATCCAAATCCGCTAGATTTTCCTTTTTGATGGTGGTGCCGCTGATATTCGGTAAAATTGCAAAGGACCTAATGGGTGGCGAACTCACATTGAACGGAGAAAACAATTTGGCTATGGGAGCAGGCTTTTTAGCCGCTTTTATTGCAGGATTGGCCGCATGTACCTGGATGATCCGCCTTGTTCGTAAAAGCAAACTTTCCTACTTCGCCATCTACTGCCTGATTGTTGGGCTTATTGCCATCATCTACGGACTAACGAATAGGTAA
- a CDS encoding DUF3098 domain-containing protein, with protein sequence MSKKDKVEQAPRREFIFQKKNYLFMFIGVAFLALGFILMSGGGSDDPNVFNPEIFNFRRIRLAPTLVLIGLGIEVYAILLNPHKKKD encoded by the coding sequence ATGAGCAAAAAGGACAAAGTGGAACAGGCCCCAAGACGTGAATTTATTTTTCAGAAAAAAAATTACCTCTTCATGTTCATTGGCGTTGCGTTTTTAGCATTGGGATTTATATTGATGAGTGGCGGCGGTAGCGATGACCCGAACGTTTTTAATCCGGAAATCTTTAATTTTAGAAGAATCCGTTTGGCACCTACCCTAGTCTTGATAGGACTGGGAATAGAGGTCTACGCCATATTATTGAATCCTCACAAAAAGAAAGACTAA
- a CDS encoding cell division protein FtsX: MSKAFERYQRRKLISSYFSVVLSIALVLFLLGILGLLVLNTKKMADRSKEQITISVFLKEDAKDMEVEQLQKTLAMSEYTKSATYVSKEEAAAQHSKEIGEDFVDYLGYNPLKNSIDVKLNADFVTAEKVAEIAATLEEKSYVDEVSYDRVLVSMVAKSVEKIGFWILVASAIFTVIAVLLINSSIRLSIYSKRFIIKTMQMVGATKSFIRKPFIWQNIKLGMLGALIALIAIAGVIYYVNTNFQDLGLLEDPMILVILLVGVFLLGMIISLLSTYFATQRFLNLRTDELYY; this comes from the coding sequence ATGAGCAAAGCATTTGAAAGATATCAGAGAAGAAAATTGATTTCGTCCTATTTCTCGGTCGTATTGAGTATTGCCTTGGTGTTGTTTCTATTGGGTATCCTAGGTCTTCTGGTACTTAACACCAAAAAAATGGCCGATCGTTCCAAAGAGCAGATTACTATTTCCGTATTTTTAAAAGAGGATGCGAAGGATATGGAGGTGGAACAATTGCAGAAAACCTTGGCGATGTCTGAATACACCAAGTCTGCCACCTATGTATCCAAAGAGGAAGCGGCCGCCCAACACAGCAAGGAGATAGGAGAGGATTTTGTGGATTATTTGGGTTATAATCCGCTCAAGAATTCCATAGATGTTAAATTAAATGCCGATTTTGTCACCGCGGAGAAGGTTGCGGAAATCGCAGCCACCCTTGAAGAAAAAAGCTATGTGGACGAGGTAAGCTATGACCGTGTATTGGTAAGTATGGTCGCCAAGAGCGTAGAAAAAATAGGGTTTTGGATTTTAGTTGCCAGTGCCATTTTTACCGTAATCGCGGTTTTGTTGATCAACAGCTCCATACGACTATCCATTTATTCCAAACGCTTTATTATCAAGACCATGCAAATGGTTGGGGCCACCAAGAGTTTTATTCGCAAACCATTTATCTGGCAGAACATAAAGTTGGGAATGTTGGGGGCCCTCATTGCACTTATTGCCATAGCGGGGGTCATCTATTATGTAAACACCAATTTTCAAGATTTGGGACTTTTGGAAGACCCCATGATACTAGTGATTCTTTTAGTAGGTGTGTTTCTTTTGGGGATGATTATTTCCTTGCTCAGCACATACTTTGCCACCCAACGTTTCTTAAATCTAAGAACAGACGAATTATATTATTAA
- a CDS encoding T9SS type B sorting domain-containing protein produces the protein MNTLSPKYFICFLLFLFLVSLEGRAQLGFCTGSSGDPIFTEDFGSGIVDGPALPPGTTTYNFTTGTPNDGDYTISSTTNYFDWQNLEDHTPGDNNGKAFIVNASFTAGEFYQRQVVGLCENTTYEFSSWLVNLQPQGGCEGNSIPVNVRFQIWDETDTNLLAQGDTGNIPARTNAEWEQYALVFQTLPGQTSVILKMRNNSNGGCGNDLAIDDIVFKSCGDSVSVTTDQSEDFIITCENQGAIGATLMANPDNSIFSTHAYQWQESTDNQVWTDIPGETSNTFTTPLVNSTRFYRVKVAEDAINVSNDLCNVLSDVFEINIVPIPPPPISNGNRVACENETAIVSVQSPQIYTVNWYDAPAGGNLLFENRREISPTVAGTYYAEANSSEVDCPSNSRTAVTLTFNPLPPVFDSKVTFCEGDAAMLSAEIDNVTYAWSTGASTRDISVSAPGEYSVTVTDVNGCSNTRTIILEQIDAPRLDSITSNGRSIIVATQNSGGFEYSLDGINFQDSPVFESVTGGPYTISIRDKTNCGIITTDYLHIVVPNFFTPNGDTSNDFLIPEGIESFNHVELSIFDRYGKLLKFGSGGNASWDGNFLGSPMPESDYWYRIKLDTLVRTGHFTLKR, from the coding sequence GTGAATACACTAAGTCCCAAATACTTTATTTGTTTTCTTCTCTTCCTATTTTTGGTCTCTTTGGAAGGAAGGGCCCAGCTCGGTTTTTGTACTGGTAGTTCCGGAGACCCTATTTTTACCGAAGACTTTGGTTCTGGTATTGTAGATGGCCCCGCATTACCACCAGGAACCACCACCTATAATTTTACCACAGGAACGCCCAACGACGGTGACTATACCATTTCCAGCACTACCAATTATTTTGACTGGCAGAATTTAGAGGACCATACTCCTGGAGACAATAATGGAAAGGCATTTATTGTCAACGCAAGTTTTACGGCCGGCGAGTTTTATCAAAGACAGGTGGTAGGTCTTTGCGAAAATACCACCTACGAGTTTTCATCTTGGTTGGTAAACTTACAGCCCCAAGGAGGGTGTGAGGGAAATAGTATCCCTGTAAACGTACGATTTCAGATATGGGACGAGACAGATACAAATCTTTTGGCCCAAGGAGATACGGGAAATATTCCAGCACGTACAAACGCCGAGTGGGAACAATATGCACTGGTCTTTCAAACGCTACCAGGACAGACTTCCGTTATCCTCAAAATGCGAAACAATAGTAATGGTGGATGTGGAAATGACCTCGCCATAGACGATATCGTATTTAAATCCTGTGGGGATTCCGTATCGGTCACCACAGACCAATCGGAAGATTTTATCATTACTTGTGAGAACCAAGGGGCTATTGGCGCAACCTTGATGGCCAATCCAGACAATTCCATTTTTTCGACCCATGCCTACCAATGGCAGGAAAGTACAGATAATCAAGTTTGGACCGACATTCCCGGTGAAACGTCCAATACCTTTACCACCCCACTGGTAAATTCGACCCGTTTTTACCGTGTAAAAGTTGCGGAAGATGCCATCAACGTGTCCAATGATCTTTGTAATGTGCTATCGGATGTATTCGAGATCAATATCGTACCCATTCCGCCGCCGCCAATAAGCAATGGAAATAGAGTCGCCTGCGAAAATGAAACCGCTATAGTATCCGTACAAAGTCCGCAAATTTATACGGTAAATTGGTACGATGCCCCTGCGGGAGGCAACCTGCTTTTTGAAAACAGAAGGGAAATCTCCCCAACAGTTGCCGGTACATATTACGCAGAAGCAAATTCAAGTGAAGTTGATTGTCCTTCGAATTCCAGAACTGCAGTCACCCTGACCTTTAATCCTTTACCCCCCGTTTTTGATAGCAAGGTAACTTTTTGCGAGGGAGATGCGGCAATGTTATCTGCTGAAATAGATAACGTAACCTATGCCTGGAGTACTGGAGCGTCAACGCGTGATATTTCCGTTAGCGCTCCAGGAGAGTATTCCGTTACCGTAACGGATGTAAATGGATGCTCCAACACGCGAACCATTATTTTGGAACAGATCGATGCACCTAGATTGGATTCGATTACTTCCAACGGACGCTCCATCATCGTTGCCACCCAAAATTCTGGGGGTTTTGAATATTCCTTAGATGGAATTAATTTTCAGGACAGCCCCGTTTTTGAATCAGTTACGGGAGGACCGTATACCATTTCCATTAGGGACAAGACCAACTGCGGCATCATCACGACCGATTATCTACATATTGTTGTCCCCAATTTCTTTACACCGAATGGGGATACCTCCAATGACTTTTTAATTCCGGAAGGAATCGAGTCCTTTAACCATGTGGAGCTTTCCATCTTTGATCGGTATGGGAAATTGTTAAAATTTGGCAGCGGTGGCAATGCCTCTTGGGACGGAAACTTTTTGGGGTCGCCCATGCCCGAATCGGATTATTGGTACCGTATAAAATTGGACACCTTGGTACGTACCGGGCATTTTACCTTGAAGCGATGA
- a CDS encoding leucine--tRNA ligase, protein MNYNFNEIEAKWQKYWADNQTFKAENVSDKEKFYVLDMFPYPSGAGLHVGHPLGYIASDIYARYKRHKGFNVLHPQGYDSFGLPAEQYAIQTGQHPAITTEANIKTYRRQLDQLGFSFDWSREVRTSDPSYYKWTQWIFIQLFNSWYNTDADKAEDIETLIKIFETEGNKSVHAVCDDDTPIFLAEDWNSFSSKEKQEILLKYRLTYLAESEVNWCPALGTVLANDEIVNGVSERGGHPVIRKKMTQWSMRITAYAQRLLDGLDKIDWPQPLKDSQTNWIGRSEGASVTFPILTFPIGEGTKPGYLTGGNNSHLLLERAKEMRNNPTAAESVLWDGLKSKQLGFKFRRQHLIADYIVDFVCLSKNLVIEVDGGIHDSQIEADASRTEVLNQQGFEVLRFRNEEVIGDLDTVLTKIQRNLNERNIPPLGARGIEVFTTRPDTIFGVSFMTLAPEHELVSQITTPEQKAEVEAYIEATAKRSERDRMADVKTISGAFTGAYAEHPFTKEPVPIWIGDYVLAGYGTGAVMSVPCGDQRDYDFATHFGIAIPNIFEGVDISEEAYAEKSGFVLKNSGFLNGLGYKEAAKMAIAELEKLGQGKGKVNYRLRDAVFSRQRYWGEPFPVYYDADGIPQIIETQYLPITLPEVEKYLPTETGEPPLGNATEWAWDTKNNEVVSNERIDHKIVFPLELNTMPGWAGSSQYFNRYMDPHNDEAIFSQEAINYWQDVDLYIGGSEHATGHLLYSRFWQKFMFDKGLVPKDEFAKKLINQGMITGESAFVNIIEGRLRNGNEDISGQCQIIVSKELYESLEKNEGSLGQLPKKISSFLDERLSYHQDFNPDNSEYDKYYKAFKSTQINVDFVNLKNEFRFLDLKDDARLSEIGSAHFFDGENIIPNEKMTKETLGKVYREVEKMSKSKYNVVNPDAICEEYGADSLRLYEMFLGPLEQSKPWNTAGITGVHSFLKKLWRLYHSGPNGEFYVTDTPPSEGQGEALKTLHKTIKKVEEDIENFSFNTSVSTFMICVNELSAQKCNSRAILEPLAILVSPYAPHIAEELWEQLGHTESISTAPFPKFEEKYLVESSKEYPISFNGKMRFKLELPMDMGKEEIEAAVMAHEKTQQQLEGRTPKKVIVVPGKIVNIVG, encoded by the coding sequence ATGAATTACAATTTCAATGAAATTGAGGCCAAATGGCAAAAATATTGGGCGGATAATCAAACCTTTAAAGCCGAAAATGTATCGGACAAGGAGAAGTTCTATGTGTTGGATATGTTTCCCTATCCTTCTGGGGCCGGACTCCACGTAGGCCATCCGTTGGGGTATATCGCAAGTGATATCTATGCCCGTTATAAGAGACACAAAGGATTTAATGTTTTGCATCCGCAGGGATATGACTCCTTTGGTCTGCCGGCGGAACAATATGCCATTCAAACCGGGCAGCACCCTGCCATTACTACCGAGGCGAACATCAAAACCTACAGAAGGCAGTTGGACCAATTGGGGTTTTCCTTTGATTGGAGTAGGGAGGTACGTACTTCGGATCCTAGCTATTATAAATGGACCCAGTGGATTTTCATTCAATTGTTCAATTCCTGGTACAATACCGATGCCGATAAGGCCGAGGATATAGAGACGCTGATCAAGATTTTTGAAACCGAAGGTAATAAAAGCGTCCATGCAGTTTGTGATGATGATACTCCAATTTTTTTAGCGGAGGATTGGAATTCTTTTTCTTCCAAAGAAAAACAGGAGATTCTATTAAAATATAGGCTTACATATTTAGCCGAAAGTGAGGTCAACTGGTGTCCGGCTTTGGGGACCGTGCTCGCCAATGATGAAATTGTGAACGGAGTTTCTGAGCGTGGGGGACATCCCGTTATCCGAAAGAAAATGACGCAATGGAGCATGCGCATCACCGCTTATGCCCAGCGATTGTTGGATGGGCTGGACAAAATCGACTGGCCACAGCCTCTAAAGGATTCCCAGACCAATTGGATCGGGCGTTCTGAAGGAGCCTCGGTAACTTTCCCCATCCTAACCTTCCCCATAGGGGAAGGAACCAAACCGGGTTATTTAACGGGCGGAAACAATTCACATTTATTATTGGAAAGGGCCAAGGAAATGAGAAATAATCCTACTGCAGCCGAGTCAGTTTTATGGGATGGTTTAAAATCTAAGCAACTGGGCTTCAAATTTAGGAGACAACACTTAATAGCCGACTACATTGTAGATTTTGTGTGTCTTTCCAAAAATTTGGTGATAGAGGTCGATGGTGGTATCCATGATTCACAAATAGAAGCCGATGCATCCAGAACAGAAGTGTTAAATCAGCAAGGATTTGAAGTCCTACGGTTTAGAAATGAAGAGGTGATAGGCGATCTGGATACCGTTTTAACTAAAATTCAAAGGAATTTAAATGAACGCAATATTCCCCCATTGGGGGCTAGGGGGATTGAAGTTTTCACCACCCGCCCCGATACCATTTTTGGGGTTTCTTTCATGACCCTGGCACCGGAGCATGAATTGGTGTCCCAAATCACCACCCCTGAACAAAAAGCTGAGGTTGAGGCCTATATCGAGGCTACGGCAAAGCGCTCCGAACGCGACCGTATGGCGGATGTAAAGACGATTTCAGGAGCCTTTACCGGGGCGTATGCCGAGCATCCTTTTACCAAGGAACCCGTACCTATTTGGATCGGTGATTATGTATTGGCGGGTTATGGTACGGGAGCGGTGATGTCCGTTCCCTGCGGCGACCAGCGCGATTACGATTTTGCGACCCATTTTGGGATAGCTATTCCTAACATATTCGAGGGAGTGGATATTTCCGAAGAAGCTTATGCCGAAAAATCCGGATTTGTATTGAAGAATTCTGGGTTTTTGAACGGATTGGGGTACAAGGAAGCTGCCAAAATGGCCATAGCCGAATTGGAAAAATTGGGTCAGGGTAAGGGCAAAGTGAACTACCGTTTGCGCGATGCCGTCTTTAGCCGTCAACGCTATTGGGGCGAACCCTTTCCGGTCTATTATGATGCCGATGGTATACCTCAGATAATCGAAACTCAATATTTGCCCATTACCTTACCGGAAGTAGAAAAGTACCTGCCTACGGAAACAGGGGAACCACCTTTAGGCAATGCTACGGAGTGGGCTTGGGACACTAAAAATAATGAAGTGGTATCCAATGAGCGCATAGACCATAAAATCGTTTTTCCCTTAGAGTTGAACACCATGCCGGGTTGGGCGGGGAGTTCCCAGTATTTCAATCGCTATATGGACCCGCATAACGACGAGGCCATTTTCTCTCAAGAAGCCATCAACTATTGGCAGGATGTGGATCTATACATAGGCGGTAGCGAGCATGCGACAGGCCATTTGCTGTATTCCCGTTTCTGGCAAAAGTTCATGTTCGACAAAGGTTTGGTGCCCAAAGATGAGTTTGCCAAAAAACTCATCAATCAGGGGATGATTACTGGTGAAAGTGCATTTGTAAACATTATTGAGGGAAGATTAAGAAATGGCAATGAAGATATAAGTGGACAATGCCAAATTATTGTGAGCAAAGAACTGTATGAAAGCTTAGAAAAAAATGAGGGGAGCTTAGGTCAACTACCGAAAAAAATATCGTCTTTCTTGGATGAAAGACTGAGTTATCACCAAGATTTTAATCCTGACAATAGTGAATACGATAAATATTACAAAGCCTTTAAATCGACTCAAATAAATGTTGATTTTGTTAATCTTAAAAATGAATTTAGATTTTTAGACTTAAAGGATGATGCTAGGTTGTCGGAAATTGGAAGTGCACACTTTTTTGATGGTGAAAATATTATACCGAATGAAAAAATGACCAAAGAAACTTTGGGGAAAGTTTATCGTGAGGTTGAAAAAATGTCCAAATCCAAATACAATGTGGTCAATCCAGATGCCATTTGTGAAGAATATGGGGCGGACAGTCTACGGTTGTACGAAATGTTCCTGGGGCCTTTGGAGCAGTCCAAACCTTGGAACACGGCAGGGATTACGGGGGTGCATTCCTTCTTGAAAAAACTTTGGAGGCTTTATCACTCCGGTCCTAACGGAGAATTTTATGTAACGGACACCCCTCCATCGGAGGGGCAGGGGGAGGCTTTAAAAACCCTTCACAAAACCATCAAAAAGGTAGAGGAGGATATTGAAAACTTTAGTTTTAATACCTCGGTATCGACCTTTATGATCTGTGTCAACGAATTGTCAGCGCAGAAATGCAATTCCAGGGCCATCTTGGAACCTTTGGCCATTTTGGTTTCGCCCTATGCGCCACATATCGCGGAGGAACTTTGGGAGCAATTGGGCCACACGGAGTCCATTTCCACAGCACCTTTCCCAAAATTCGAGGAAAAGTATCTGGTGGAAAGCAGCAAGGAATACCCCATTTCCTTCAATGGGAAGATGCGCTTTAAACTGGAACTTCCTATGGACATGGGCAAAGAGGAAATCGAAGCGGCTGTTATGGCCCATGAAAAAACCCAACAACAATTAGAAGGGAGAACCCCTAAGAAGGTCATCGTAGTTCCTGGGAAAATTGTAAACATTGTTGGCTAA
- the ald gene encoding alanine dehydrogenase yields the protein MIVGIPKEIKNNESRVGMTPAGVFELVKNNHTVYVQSGAGKGSGFFNKDYQQAGAVILDTIGQVYAMSEMIVKVKEPIEEEYELIQEGQILFTYFHFASSEALTKAMIRRKAICIAYETVEDEDGTLPLLTPMSEVAGRMAIQQGAKYLEKPVKGRGVLLGGVPGVAPGRVLVLGAGVVGIQAAKMAAGLGAHVTILDINMKRLRYVNDVMPPHVVTEFSNEFNIRKHIKTHDLIIGGVLLKGAKAPNLITRDMLKDMRPGTVIVDVAVDQGGCVETTRPTTHEDPVYIIDDVVHYSVANMPGAVPYTSTMALTNVTLPYALKLANLGWEAACKKDASLEKGLNIVSGKVVYEEIIEAFGWKEAFA from the coding sequence ATGATTGTGGGTATTCCAAAAGAGATTAAGAACAACGAAAGCAGGGTTGGCATGACACCGGCCGGTGTTTTTGAATTGGTAAAAAACAACCATACCGTATATGTGCAATCTGGCGCGGGGAAAGGAAGCGGCTTTTTCAATAAAGACTATCAACAGGCTGGGGCCGTTATTTTGGATACTATTGGGCAAGTATATGCCATGAGTGAAATGATCGTAAAGGTCAAGGAACCCATAGAAGAAGAGTATGAACTGATTCAGGAAGGGCAAATATTGTTCACCTATTTTCACTTTGCCTCCAGCGAGGCACTTACGAAGGCCATGATCCGACGGAAGGCCATCTGTATCGCTTATGAAACGGTGGAAGACGAAGATGGAACCTTGCCTTTGTTGACACCAATGTCCGAAGTGGCAGGTAGAATGGCCATTCAGCAAGGAGCAAAATATTTGGAAAAACCAGTCAAGGGGCGAGGCGTACTTTTAGGAGGCGTTCCCGGAGTGGCTCCCGGTAGGGTATTGGTGTTAGGTGCCGGTGTCGTTGGGATACAAGCTGCTAAAATGGCAGCCGGTCTTGGCGCGCATGTAACCATTTTGGATATCAATATGAAGCGTTTGCGCTATGTAAACGATGTGATGCCACCACACGTAGTGACCGAATTTTCGAACGAATTCAATATTAGAAAACATATAAAGACCCATGATTTAATCATTGGTGGGGTACTTTTAAAGGGAGCAAAAGCTCCAAACTTAATCACTAGGGACATGCTAAAGGACATGCGACCCGGTACCGTAATCGTGGATGTGGCGGTAGACCAAGGCGGATGTGTTGAAACTACTAGGCCAACTACTCACGAAGATCCAGTATATATTATTGACGACGTGGTGCACTATTCCGTAGCGAATATGCCTGGTGCCGTTCCATATACCTCTACCATGGCATTGACCAATGTTACCTTGCCATATGCGCTCAAACTTGCCAATCTCGGTTGGGAAGCGGCTTGTAAGAAGGATGCTTCCTTGGAAAAGGGATTGAACATTGTGTCTGGTAAAGTGGTTTATGAAGAAATAATTGAGGCCTTTGGATGGAAAGAAGCCTTTGCCTAA
- a CDS encoding zinc metallopeptidase, giving the protein MMGYYILIGAIALVSWLVSSRLKSKFKHYSKVHLQNGMSGAEIAEKMLSDHGIRDVKVISTPGMLSDHYNPKNKTVNLSEGVYNQRNAAAAAVAAHEVGHAVQHAQAYEWLTMRSKLVPVVSVTSGMSTWVVFGGLALGAAAGVGFGYWVAVAGLIMMGMATLFSFITLPVEYDASNRALAWLKSKNMVTQSEYKGSEDALKWAARTYLVAAIGSLATLVYWGLQVFGSRD; this is encoded by the coding sequence ATGATGGGATATTATATATTAATCGGTGCTATCGCTTTGGTAAGTTGGCTGGTCAGTAGCAGATTAAAAAGTAAATTCAAACATTATTCAAAAGTCCATTTACAAAATGGTATGAGCGGGGCCGAGATTGCCGAAAAAATGTTGTCAGATCACGGCATTCGTGATGTAAAGGTTATTTCTACTCCTGGTATGTTATCCGACCATTACAATCCTAAGAATAAAACTGTAAATTTAAGTGAAGGTGTTTATAATCAGCGAAATGCGGCTGCCGCGGCGGTTGCAGCGCACGAAGTAGGCCATGCCGTACAACATGCGCAGGCCTACGAGTGGTTGACCATGCGTTCCAAATTAGTTCCTGTGGTAAGTGTTACTTCCGGAATGTCTACATGGGTCGTTTTTGGCGGATTGGCCCTAGGTGCTGCAGCAGGTGTTGGATTCGGATATTGGGTGGCCGTAGCGGGATTGATAATGATGGGGATGGCTACCTTGTTCAGCTTTATTACACTTCCTGTTGAATATGATGCTAGTAACCGTGCTCTAGCATGGCTTAAAAGTAAGAATATGGTAACTCAATCTGAATATAAGGGTTCAGAAGATGCCTTAAAATGGGCGGCCAGAACCTATTTGGTAGCTGCTATTGGTTCCTTGGCTACCTTGGTCTACTGGGGACTTCAGGTTTTTGGAAGTAGGGATTAA
- a CDS encoding Lrp/AsnC ligand binding domain-containing protein, whose amino-acid sequence MKSDNKNTKIDGIDKKILRFLMEDARKPVLEIARSIGISGAAIHQRLRKLEASGLLAGSKFIINPRAMGYTTMAYIGIYLDKAMSNPAAVKQLEKIPEVLECHYTTGNWSILIKILCKDNEHLMHVLNKEIQQIEGVSRTETFISLAQQIDRQITI is encoded by the coding sequence ATGAAGTCCGATAACAAGAACACCAAGATTGACGGTATCGACAAAAAAATTTTACGGTTCTTAATGGAAGATGCCCGTAAACCGGTGTTGGAGATTGCCCGAAGCATCGGTATTTCCGGGGCGGCGATACACCAAAGGTTGCGCAAACTGGAAGCTTCAGGACTATTGGCCGGTTCCAAGTTCATTATCAACCCTAGGGCCATGGGCTATACTACGATGGCCTATATCGGCATTTATTTGGACAAAGCAATGAGCAATCCCGCTGCGGTGAAACAATTGGAGAAAATCCCCGAAGTTTTGGAATGCCATTATACTACGGGCAACTGGTCCATCCTTATCAAAATTCTTTGTAAGGACAACGAACACTTGATGCATGTCCTCAACAAGGAAATCCAACAAATAGAAGGGGTGTCCAGAACGGAAACCTTCATTTCACTGGCACAACAGATTGACCGACAAATAACGATATAA